One Cicer arietinum cultivar CDC Frontier isolate Library 1 chromosome 8, Cicar.CDCFrontier_v2.0, whole genome shotgun sequence DNA segment encodes these proteins:
- the LOC101509688 gene encoding homeobox-leucine zipper protein HAT22, with protein sequence MGVQQDSNNSGLHLVLGLSLNPNETTINHHSISMKNYSSNEPSLTLGLSSESTYCTNNQAHSNSVVSSFSSGRVLQQVKRERDFSYEEVEEERVNSSRVSDEDEDATNARKKLRLTKQQSLLLEESFKLHSTLNPKQKQALARQLNLRPRQVEVWFQNRRARTKLKQTEVDCEFLKKCCETLTDENRRLNKELQELKALKLTTQSLYMPMSAATLSMCPSCERLGEEGGPNKITAFTMAPNSHFYNHFNNPPAAC encoded by the exons ATGGGTGTTCAACAAGATTCCAATAACTCAGGCCTTCATCTTGTTCTAGGCTTATCATTGAATCCAAATGAAACAACCATCAACCACCACTCAATATCAATGAAAAACTATTCCTCCAACGAACCATCCTTAACTTTGGGACTTTCTAGTGAAAGTACTTATTGTACCAACAACCAAGCTCATAGTAACAGTGTTGTTTCTTCTTTCTCAAGTGGGAGAGTACTACAACAAGTGAAGAGGGAGAGAGATTTCAGCTATGAAGAGGTTGAAGAAGAGAGAGTTAATTCTTCAAGAGTTagtgatgaagatgaagatgctACTAATGCTAGAAAGAAACTTAGGCTTACCAAACAACAATCTTTACTTCTCGAAGAAAGTTTCAAACTACACAGCACACTCAATCct AAACAAAAACAAGCTTTAGCGAGGCAATTGAATCTACGGCCTCGACAAGTTGAAGTGTGGTTCCAGAATCGGAGAGCCAG AACAAAACTGAAACAAACAGAGGTAGATTGCGAATTCTTGAAGAAATGTTGTGAAACATTAACAGACGAAAACAGGAGACTAAATAAAGAGCTACAAGAATTGAAGGCATTGAAACTAACAACACAATCCTTATACATGCCTATGTCTGCAGCCACCCTCTCCATGTGTCCCTCTTGCGAGAGGCTCGGCGAAGAGGGTGGTCCGAATAAGATCACTGCCTTCACCATGGCTCCTAATTCTCATTTCTACAATCATTTCAACAATCCCCCTGCAGCATGttga